The following DNA comes from Sebastes umbrosus isolate fSebUmb1 chromosome 8, fSebUmb1.pri, whole genome shotgun sequence.
CACCTCtttaaacaataaaagaaacaatGAAGTTGTTCATTTGCTTTTAAAATGAAGGATAAATGTTGCCTTAGGGCTTTTTAAAATACTGATGTGTACGCACCTAGTTGTGTTCATTTAATGAGAAACGTCTTTGTTTGGGAGGTAATTTTATTTACTAGTCTTGTTGgcatttaattgaaaaaaaaaaaacaatgtcatcATGTGCTCTCAAGCATGTAACATTTTATGAAGATTTGTATAAACATTGCGTCGGTAAATTAGATGTTTGAATTTTCCAACATTTCAGTTCATCTAAATATCCCCTGCAGCCACTCAAATTACTCTGAATAGGACACACAGACTACCAGGCTTCAAAGCGTTTGACATTGGGTTGTCCTTAGAGGCCTCAGGGCTCACTCACACAGGCTTTTCAATCACTTCTGAacgattttattttttaccaatTTTAACTAACTTTAATTGAACTTCGGGGAAAATGCTTTTGTGAGAATTTTACACGGTGAACATGGTGACGAACACGTCTGAGAGTTATACAGATCATCAGAAAGACTGCATATACTGAGAATCATGATTTTCATTTGATGATAGGGcgaaagcaaaaaaagaaaatcaaagaaACTGTCCATCATGCTGTATGTTTTAGCCTTTACTATGCTTTGCTCTATAACACCACAATTTCCCCTGCAATCGTTATGTATCTGTCTTCTAGAGGAAGAGATCAGTAACATGAGGAGTGAGCTGGAGAAGTATGGCATTCAAATGCCAGCTTTCAGTAAGATTGGAGGAATCCTGGCCAATGAGCTCTCAGTGGATGAAGCTGCCTGTAAGTCCTCTGACGTTCTCACTAAATCTCTGTGTTGTTTCCTAATGTCTTTTTGGCCCACACTAAAATGTTAAAACGCGCTCTGTTGTCCTCAGTGCATGCTGCCGTGATTGCCATCAATGAGGCGGTTGACCGAGGTCAGACGTCTGTGACGATGGGAGCCCTTAATAATCCCAACGCAATGCTGAGGAACACCCAGGAAGCTCTGGCCCAAGACTACCAGGACACGCTGAGCCAGGCCAAGGCTCGTAAGCAGGATCAGTCCTCCGGGAGGGTGAGAAGCCTAACAAACACTTCAGTGACCTCTTGTGTTTCAGTGTTCATTACTGGCTTTCCCTGTATAAAAGGCTTGATTAGACTTTCATTGTCTTTGTCATAAAGTTTGTTTAGTTTCTCTATTGCTTACCTATTCACGAATCTCTATTTCACTTGTTTTTTGGACTAGTCGGATATTCAGTTACTCAAGTGTCATTTAAACAACAGTAACATTACATTAAATTGCCATCACTATTAAAAAACACCTCTCCACTAAAGCTACTGTATGCAATTTCACATCTGTATTCAACTCAGGGTGGGAACAGGGTTGCAAAGTCTGGTCTAAGAGCGTGTGTTGATGTGTTCATGTTGACCCCAAACAGATGTTTAGCCTTCTGTGTCTGCCTGAAATTACTAAAAAgaagaatataaaacattgagACCAAATTTGAGTAATGGCAATAATTTAAACTTGACTGTTTCTGACTGCAGTGTCTAGTACTGACAACTAGAACAACTGAAGAGAGATCCACACTGAGGTCTGAAAGGGGTTGCCTGCACTGACTCACTCCACAGGCCTTGCCAGCACATTCCACTGGCTGCAGAGTCAGCTGTACTTCACCAAACAAACCCTCCACGCCATCCGGCATCTCGCCTCCCATTCTCTTTACAAATACTGTACAAACAGGAGCCATCCATTTCCACTTCATGGCTgaaatgtaatatgtaaaatatgcacCTTCATCAGTatgaatggaggaaaaaaatgtatgtgacCAGGGTACAAATTAGTTATGCTATATGGATTGAATATCAAATATGTTTCTTTGTGTCCCTCAATTAGCGCTCCTCGATTGCTACTGAAGAAAGAGATGTTTATGAGGAGCTGCTGACTCACCAGGAGATCCAGGGCTGCATTGACTATGTCAACAGTAAGGACTTTCCCTCCCAACATGACACTTACATACTTCTTTTTCCTCAAAACACTGTTAAGTACGATGAATGCATTcctttttgcatgaaaaaagaCCACCTTGTGTACTGTGTTGGTCCATATTAACACACATCTGTAGATAGACTTTCCATAAAATTGGTTTGtttcagtaaaataaaacatattatacCTAAATTAcatctgtcttgtttttttcctgtctccAGTCCAGGCAGCAGTGAGGCAGGTGAACCAAGCGGTGTCAACGCAGGATGAGGCTGCTCTGTTGGCTGCTCTTAGGATTGAAGCCTTGGCCTTGCTGGGCGTTCAGGAGTCAAATGGTTGCTGGTACCTGGAACATTTCACCACCTACTGCCAACATAAATCCAAGGTATGCTGACTGAATCAGaactagtttgctcagttgttccCAACTTGGGGCCTTAGGAGCCAGAGCACCTCTGATTTTTCTTTCCAAGCAGTTTGATAATTTTTGCAGTTGTTGAGGGCGTACAATAAGCCCGGCTAGACTGCGGGGAAAAAGTAGTACCTGAGGGGTCCTGAGAGCCACAGTTGAAAATGACTCTTACAGGCCACAGTCCATATGAATTCACTCAGAGGAAAGTGTTTAAGGAAGTGTGTGGAATAGGAACAAATCATACACATTTACAGTGTTTTCTTGTCTGACCCGCTTTCTCAAGTGgacatttttcctgttttttatttgtccGTCTGACTCATCTCAGACTGGCTTCCATTTTTAAGCACTCTTGTGAGCACACAGCACTTGATTGGCTGAACAGATGCAACGTAGACACTGTTTCACCACTCAGGCAGTGAAGATATTGTGTTATACAGAAAAAGCCCATCCGCACCTTTAGAGAAAAACTAATCAGCCACCGTAACTTCAGTTTGAATTGACACCACCAGACACTTTGCCCTCCATAGCCCTGCGTTAAAATATGCTGAACAATCATTTTAGTGTCATCTCTCTAATCTTTGTGCtacaggatggagggaggactGCGATGGTGGACAAAGAGGAGATTCAGAGAGTTGTCAGCTCTTGTAATGACTTTGCTGAGGCAGAGAAACGAAGTAagcaccttttttttattaatacatAATTACTGGTCAATTGAAAATCACATATGTACCCACTAGCAAGCTTCTCAAAGCACACATGTAGAGCCTATGTCCCATTTCACAGTACAGTTCATGATACATCTTTTAATGTTTTCCAAAGGCATTTCAGAATGTTATTGTAAGGCAAGGaagaaatgtgattttaataCTGACATGCCTTGCTTTGGGTTATCTGCAAGATATGACTATCTGTGATTCTTGACCAGAACTCGAGGCAGTTGCAGCGATCAATACTGCCATTCGTCTTGGCAACGCAGCGGAGACGGTGGAGGAGCTGATGAACCCCGAGGCACAGCTGCCAATTGTCTACCAAACTGCTGCCAACCTCTATCAGGCTGAGCTGTTCAGTTTGCAGCTACAAGGGGGGCGGGTGAGACATCATGTTTACAATTTTGACTCTTTAACATCTGGACACAAATGCTGAAACAAATACACTTACAGGTATAGGGGGAGGTCAGTGCTATACCTTCACTGTACAGTAGTTAAATGTCACTTCATGCCTGTGATTCAGACCTTTCTGTTTCTTAGTCTGGCTTGAGCCACGAGGAGCTGAGTGTAGCTGTGGAGATGCTGTCGGCTGTAGCGGTGCTGAATGAGGTGCTGGACACCAAAGACCCCCAGGGTGTGATCGAGCAACTGACAGACTCTCCTCTGGGCTTCACCAACATGGACCAAGACAACCTCAACCGGTAAGATGGCTGAGTTGTAACCTCAGACCCCTAATTGCCCTGCTCTCATGTCTGTCGATGGTTATCGTGGTCTctttttgtttacttgttttgttgttgctgcaACTGTGGCTCTCACTGAAGTTAAATTATGGTGGTACAGGATGACTTTAGTATCAAAAGAGCACCACAGGATGGGCTAGTGGTTCATTAAATGTCATGAAACTTTTGTTGAACTTCTCCATGGCCCTCCCCCTCAGGTATGCTGACACTCTTATCAAACTGCGAGGCGAGTCTCTTGCAGAGGGCCAAGAGTTTCTCGCCTGGAATGATGTTCAAAAATGCATCGACACAGTCAACGTTCAGGTCCACGAGGAGCACGAACGTAAGAGAGTCTTGCAGATTTCTGGTTAGGTTTTACGTAttgtacaataaatataaaaaacattgaCTGATCAAGTATCAAACGGTTCTTGTCTTGTACTTCCAGGCATCATAGCTTTAGCTGAGATCAATGAGGCGCTTAACTCGGGTGACCATCAGCAGACACTTGCAGCCCTGCTCCTCCCTACAGCCAAGTTGACAGGGGTGAACCCAGCCACAGCCAAACACTACCATGATGTCCTGCAACATACCAAGCAACTCCTCTGCCAGGTATTGTGACTCTAAATTGAGTTAATTTATATAgtatttatggaaaaaaaaacttccgCTTCTCACATCCTCAAAGTGCAATATATGGAAAAAATATACATCAATACATGTCAAAACTTTATCTCATTCTAATCACTAGTTTTATTGGATTTATACTGCAGCCTCTCATCCCTGATGTGGCTCATTTTACATTACTGCATACTTGAACTTTACAGTGTGTACATATTATACATGTAAGTAAAAACTGGAAGGGCAAGAgtaaatgtttatgtaaaaaacgttttgtttttttatttaattctgaCTTGTAACACGGCAAAGAAAAAGGTTTTTGTTGTCAACATGATTCTGTGTCATCAAGCCAACAGTTTCCCAATTAGAGATTTAGTTGGGTTGACATGATGGGCTTGTGTAGGAGTCACAGTCTGATTGTTCCCGTCCTGATCCTCATATTCCTACAGCTGACTTCACAgagcttgttgttgttttgaatcTAACAGAGACTGCAGTGTCACCCTGTTAAATTTACAGTGTCCCGTTTTAACATTCCCCTCTTTGTTGTCTGGGCTTGTGCTTCCCTGCTGGTTCCCAACAATGGTCCAGCAAGGAGAAGCTTTtttctgtgcacacacacacacacctccagtcTCACGTCATAACAGTGGGCCTTTGAGGTATCCCGCGGAGGGAGATGAATTGTAGTTCTGAGGCTCCCGTCTTGGAAATGAGCATACACAGGAAGGGATCCAGACAACTGTGGAAGCAGCAGAGACACACCGCTACTCTGTAGTATCCATACAGTCTGTCGTCCCCACCAGAAGACAGGCGGATGTAGTGGGCGATATGCAGGATGCCGCTTGGCAagaaacacaccacaaagatgATGAACACCACAGTGCTGACCCGGATAAAGGGTTTCCAGTCACAGCGAGATTGCCCTAGGTGGTATACCACTGCCACATGGGCATAGATACAAATCAGGAAGGGCACTATGAAGCCCAGACACACGAGCATCAGCCTGTATGGCACCAGTGGGGAATGGGATTTTTCTTCTAGGGGAAGCACATCATGGCAGGTGGTGACTCCCAGCTGGGTCACCTGGTAGCTCTGCCTGACCAGCAGCTCGGGCACAACGGCAGCCCCGAACAGGAACCAGACAACGAAGCACGTCCACACTGCCAGCGTAGTCTTAGCCAGCCTTCTGTACAGAAACGGTCTGACCACAGCCAGGTAGCGCTTCACACTGATGCACGCTATAGTTTGAGCCGAGCTGTAAACGTTGCCGTAAAACAAGGCCGTGATCAGCCGGCAGGAGATTTCCCCAAATATCCAGTTGTTCCCGTTGAAGTGGTAGTGAACACGCAGCGccagggagagcagcagcagcaggtcagacAGGGCCAGGTTCAGGTAAAGAACTAATGTGGACAAGGACTTTGCTCTGAGTCTGAGGAAGGCCAGAATGTAGGCGTTGGAGGGGATACCCACCAGCATGGCCAGGATGTATGATGAAGGAATGACCCTGGTGCTCAGGACCCCTGTGGTGTAGGCTGTCACCGGGTCCTCTGTGTTCACATACAGCCGAGGGTTTGTGCTGGGATAGAGCAGCCGGCTGGTGACGTTAGGTTTGTACCCCTTGAAGGTCTTTGGTATCGCACCTGGTGGAATATCGATTTTGGTCCTGGTTCTATTTCCTATAAATGGGTAGAAAAACAATGTTGATCATGGCTTTAAAGCAACTTTAGTTttatagtaaaagtacattTGAAACTACACATTACAGAATCATGCTTTAGTGTTCATTTGAAAACTTTCTAGTTATatctcttgttttttgcaaacagatatttctattaaaaaaatatgcattattAAATATCCTTATTGCATCAGCTGTATTAAAATAGTTTAACCTGTGTTTTGTAACTTTGATTTGAAATGAGCCCTTAACCAGTTGGTGTGTACCAAAAAGCTTAATGTTTcaagtctaagtatatatatatatatcttattttaGACCctggctttaaaaaataaatgcacttATCCTTTTGGTAAACTCTTATAGTATTTTAATAAACTCACCATTATGCTGAATGGTCTGCACTGCCATCAAACAAATGAGTAGTCCCGGCACGAAGTCGGCCATATCACTCTCCAGTCTGTGTCTCCAGAGTGTTGAAGGTTTTTCTCGTCTTCACTCCTCTCGCTGTTGCTTCTTTTGAGTAAATCAAGGAGTTCTCCACCGGTGAAATttgctgttttgcatctctgcaGCTTAACAGTAGAACTGATAACAATGTGTACTCAAGCCCAGCTTCCCGttagtgtactgtatgtggggCGCTCCTCTGTTTGTACGCTGCAGTGAGCACGTTTCCTGTCCTACCTCGAAAATTGAATTCCCTTCTGCCTGCGTCAGTAACTGCCCACTCACTCACCGGGGTGGGAGGACCCTGCTTATTGGTTTATTAACAGCTGTGATCCATAAACAAATCCCACTGATTACTGTTACAATAACTATTCTGTTGTGGTTTAGTTTACTATGGGGTTTTGGTATTAAAAGTGATTTGGCTTTTTCAGTCATTTGAGAGTGACAGTAGTGTTGGTCAGTCTGTTTTATGGATTTGAGGAATCACTTGTGTAATAGAAAAATAGCATACATTTTCATGTAGATGCAAAAGCTCACAATATCCCAAAACATCTAACACCATTTTGGgctcacaacacaaacacattaatatCTCTCTGGTTTGTGCCATAAACTTTACACTGAAATGATGTCTAACAcgaaaacatttctttttttattacatgagACTGACTCTGCCGCGCTCTTTCAATACACGATGAGTTGCCTGGGAAATCATTGGTCACATGCAGATATAAACAAAAGTTTCTTTTAGTTTCCTCAGTGTGTTTTAATGGTGACTTCCTTCCTGTTAGCTCTGTGGTCAGGGATACACCCGGCGGTCCCCACCAGAGATCTCTAAATTTAGCCTGAGAGCAAGAACAGAAGTCAAGCTGAATAAACAGTCTTTGCGGTTgttgttatgttatattgtCAGCGTCTACGTTTTAGTACAAAGTGGTTGATTGAGTCGGGGCGAGGACATGTTTGCAGTGTAACTATTGTCAACACTTGacattttttcctctcccttAGATATTACCTCTGGACACAGGGGAACTGGTACTGTCTATTATTTGCTCTAATAGCACCAGCTTGTGTAGTGTGTTGGTAATCAGTGTTGCTATgaagtgctgctgctgtagaGCAAAATCTCCACAACCCTAACTtgatatatttgcataatgtacTATAATTACAAGAATTTCTAACCTCGGACATTGAATGTTTTGACTGAAATTGCTTCAGAAGATTTATGCTTTGATATCAAGTTAGTATTGTGCGGCTATGCATGAACAATGCCTTTTATGTTCCTAAGTTTTGTCTCTTCCATCTTCCATCTGAAAAGAAGAGAAGTGACCTTGTGTTTTCACCTGATTGTAGAGCTCTGGAGACGAGTCTGCAGTACTGTGGCTGGACCAAATCCAAGAGGCCATACACACAGCCAaccaggatgaagaggaggctcTCACGTGTATGTACCCAGAGTTTCACTCATTAAGTCATCTATATCTATTCATTATTCTCATACAATGAGCCCTTTGAGTACTAGATTCTGATTGTCCAGAGGATGTGAGTTATTTTCAGATCACCACACAACTCTGACATACCGATAGAGAGCTCATTACTGTTCTAAATTAATACTCCTACAGTAGCTTGTTTCAGCTGCGTCTAGGCTAcagctcctcctagtcacttaCTTACTCTATTGTAATTTTGAAAACACAAAGTTGTCATCTAAAGAGCACGACCCAAAACATGAGTAAAcaatatttatgttttgatCGCATGTAGGCATGTGACAGATGAATCgtgatatcatttttatttttattttttttctaaggttcaaggttaatttattttttattatacaaCACAGAGTTGCGCAACAAAATGCAGTTGTAGTCCCATTTATGCtacataagaaaaacaaaaaagcaaaaatgttttttatatcgTGGAGTGTGGAGGATGAGTTGATGAGTCTCACAGCCTGAGGGGAAGAAGCTGCTTTGTAGTCTGGTGGTACGGCAGCTGATGCTCTGGCACCAGTATCGGGATTGTTTCTGTTGCGTTCCtgagacagacatacagtatttctttAGTTCCCTGGAGATATTTTCTTTCAGAACTGCTCTGCCATGTGGCAGTTCAGCTTATTCAGCTCATTTATAGATGTTTGACATTAAGATTATGACATAATTTAATGTTGCTATGGCTCACAGACTGTTCTTTGGTACACATTGTTTCATACTAATTCTTTATAAAACACTAAAAGTGCTTCATAACATAGAGAATAGATATAAGATTTTTTACTTCAGTTACATAGATATTGTATTATAGATGGCCTATTTGTTGATGCTGTCATTATTGTGGGCACAATACTGTgatttataatatgtttttgcTTGTTGTGGATTATCCCTTACTcacaagtttttttctttgctgtttTCATATTTGACTCAACAACTTCTTCTCTGGATCAACATCATTTTCGTTGCTAGTGGCTGCAGCAGTCGCTGACATTAACAAGATTGTGGCCAAGGGAGACTCCCAGAATACACTGCAGGCTTTGCAGGTTCCCAGTGCCGGACTGAGAGCTGTGCTTCCTGAATGTGCTGACACATACCAGGCTGAACTGGCgcagagacaaacaaacagtgcTGCTACAGGTAATTTGACTTACTGCACTTAACACCTGATTTTCAGATTTGGGTTTCAATATGACATTCACTGAGTCTAAAGGGTCACTCTGCTTTCCTCCAGGTAGCACCGACAGTGTGTGGGTAAAACACTGCATGAAGGACACATACGACTACTACTATAACCTGGAGACTGGGCAGGGCAGCTGGGAGGAGCCTGAAGGATTTGAACACAAAGATGGCCAGCTCAGTAAAGAGGAAATCCAGGTACCCCTGCTCTACTGCAGAGTTTCACTTCTCCATTAAATAATATTGTGTTAACATACTTACATCCCAATGGTGGGATGATTTCCTTCTAATGGATTCagtgatattatatatttaaaattactCTATTAATTTGTTTAGATAatattcacagttttttttttccccaatctGAAACATACCTTTTCCCCTCAGAGTGTTGTCAGCTGTTTGACTGCAGAATATAACCGGGAACAGTTATGGATGGCCAACGAATCCTTAGTGACGCAGCTGCAGGCGAGGGTTAGAGGTTACCTGGTCAGGAAAAGGCACGCCCAGAGGATGGAGTATCTACGCCAGCAAGAACCGCACGTTGTCAAACTGCAGGTACTGTATGGATCCGCTATGAACTGTGAATGGTGATAGATGAGATCACCTTCAGAGATCCCTGATGTGGCTGTGGGCTATTGCAGCagtaataaatcaataaagatGGCCATATAATGAACTCTAGTTTACGAACAGCATACGAACTGTATATCTTTACGTTTTTCATTATTCTTTAAGGAAAATCCCAAATCAGAAAAAGCACATACATGATTTATTTAGAGCAGTGACAACACCTCAAAAACAACACCTAGGAGAATTATCGACTACCCAAGTTTAATAATCCATGCTGTGGTATTTCATGATGTAAAACACACAACTTGTATAGTAGCATGCACTTACAGTTTTAAtaatgctttttcttttttttgcaggcCTGCTGGAAAGGTTACAAACAGAAGAAAATGTACAAAGACAGGATGAATTTGCTTCAAGAAAATGTTGATTCTGTTGTCAAGgtgattaattaattttcttttatatataaaaaaattatattaaaaagtaTACTTATTGAATGACTAGACAACTCTAAAGCTATGCACCCCTGAAAGCTTTATCACCAGTCTCTGGAAATCATCATCcacaaactaaaatgaaataaccATCGTAGTTTGGATTTGTAAACATTTATTATGAATTTGCATGTACAGTACCTAACATTAGTTACATAGCTGCCGTATCAGAGACCTGACATAAAACACTGGTGTTTTTAGATCCAGTCTGTGGTGAAAATGTGGAAAGCCAAACGCAAATACAATCAGAGGTTGCAGTTCTTCAAAGCTCATGTGAGTAACACTTCAGTCAATCAGCATCACTGAGCAGCATCCTTTGGATTTGTGTTGTTGGTTCCATGTTGTGTAAGACTCCCTTTTATCTGTGTGTTTAGGATAAGGAAATTGTGAAAATCCAGGCTTTTCTAAAGGCCAACAAAGCCAGACATGACTACAGAACCCTAAGTGAGTCAAAAAGGCATTTTACACTCCTGAAGTTAGAGCTGCACTATAtggatataatatcaatattgtgATGTGAGACTAGACATTGATAACTTTGATATCTGATTTTGTCTGTATTGCCCAGCCCACAATAAACATGTAATACTTGATGGGggaatgatttaaaaaaaaaaaaaaagccattacaTTATGTGTGAATGTATAAAAGACCAGTGATTTTACTGACTTTTCTATATGCCAAATCTCAGCTGGGGCCAAGGATCCTCCTCTGTCAGTGGTGCGTAAGTTTGTCCACTTGCTGGAGCAAAGCGCCAAGGACCTCCAGGAAGAGCAGGACGTGACACGGCTTAGGGAAGAAGTAGTCACCAATATCCGCTCCAATCAGCAGATGGAGAAAGACTTGAACCTGATGGACATAAAGATTGGACTGCTGGTGAAGAACAGGATCACCCTGCAGGTTGGCAACCCTTCATTTTGATGTGTGCAAGGAAAGTTATACTGTGATATTATGGTGATTGACATCATTCATAGCTTGGTAATAGTAGGTTTCATGCAAAGGTTTCAAACACTGAACTGTAATTAGATTCCTGTAATAATATTTTGTCCTGTCCAGTTTAGCTGCTTGActcatttgttgtttgtttctttgaaaAAGGATGTCGTGACCCATAATAAGAAAATgaagaataagaaaaataaagcgaGTAAAGAGGACTTGACTACAGGAGACAGACTTGGTATCAAGGGTCTAAGTAAAGGCAAAAGAAGGAAACTGGAAGCCTACCAACATCTCTTTTACCTGCTGCAGGTGATACAAAAATAGATCCTAAACTACAACTTGCATCTACTCAACTTAAAAGGTTTAATAAGATTTTCATACTTCATatactcctctcctccttccccttTAGACCAATCCACCTTACCTGGCCAA
Coding sequences within:
- the f2rl2 gene encoding proteinase-activated receptor 3; this translates as MADFVPGLLICLMAVQTIQHNGNRTRTKIDIPPGAIPKTFKGYKPNVTSRLLYPSTNPRLYVNTEDPVTAYTTGVLSTRVIPSSYILAMLVGIPSNAYILAFLRLRAKSLSTLVLYLNLALSDLLLLLSLALRVHYHFNGNNWIFGEISCRLITALFYGNVYSSAQTIACISVKRYLAVVRPFLYRRLAKTTLAVWTCFVVWFLFGAAVVPELLVRQSYQVTQLGVTTCHDVLPLEEKSHSPLVPYRLMLVCLGFIVPFLICIYAHVAVVYHLGQSRCDWKPFIRVSTVVFIIFVVCFLPSGILHIAHYIRLSSGGDDRLYGYYRVAVCLCCFHSCLDPFLCMLISKTGASELQFISLRGIPQRPTVMT